From the genome of Manduca sexta isolate Smith_Timp_Sample1 chromosome 14, JHU_Msex_v1.0, whole genome shotgun sequence, one region includes:
- the LOC115447889 gene encoding glutathione hydrolase 1 proenzyme isoform X1, translated as MRFWKSRRCILLGSVFAAVVAGALVAVLVLQPWVGPEHPRFPRAAVAANGYECASIGRQILEKGGTAVDAAIATLFCEGVGCAQCMGLGGGFLATVYDAATGRVRVLNARERAPAATRQDMYENASSTVGGLAVAVPGELRGYGALYQAYGRLPWRDLVQPTAELCRRGHRVSEYMGRVLQSYSDRILAEPSMREVYMNEATGKVWNEGDLIVRSTLAQTLDIIADEGPEAIHNGSLTARLAQDIQSFGGIVTEDDLRNYRVEWQQPITARLSEEHTLYSVPLPGSGSVLAFILNMLRDWAGGDAPTGSALYWHRVVETFKYAYAKRTGLGDPTRESLSAVIRELERNLSNVDWAVSFRSLVNDSQTSNDWRHYGALFQGADDHGTAHVVVVAPDGSVVSATSTINYIWGAQRRSRSLGIILNNEMDDFAIPGRESSYGLPPSPANMLAPGLQPLSSMVPSIVLSNSGSADLVLGAAGGTRITTQVALIARYILLEGIGLPEAIRRARLHHQLLPMEIQHEANIDSAVIEGLQSRGHVTRQLGPTAGFAAMVAAARDTSGYLVPQTDPRRVGSIDGF; from the exons ATTTTGGAAGTCCCGTCGTTGTATACTACTGGGCAGCGTGTTTGCGGCGGTGGTCGCGGGCGCGCTGGTGGCTGTGCTAGTACTCCAGCCATGGGTCGGGCCTGAGCACCCGCGCTTCCCGCGCGCTGCTGTCGCCGCCAATGGATACGAATGCGCCTCAATCGGAAG ACAAATACTGGAAAAGGGTGGTACAGCGGTGGACGCGGCTATAGCGACGTTGTTCTGCGAGGGCGTCGGGTGCGCGCAATGCATGGGGCTCGGCGGCGGGTTCCTGGCGACGGTGTACGACGCAGCCACGGGCCGCGTGCGCGTGCTGAACGCTCGCgagcgcgcgcccgccgcgacGCGACAAGACATGTACGAGAACGCCTCGTCGACGGTGGGCGGGCTCGCCGTGGCAGTGCCGGGGGAACTGCGCGGCTACGGCGCTCTGTATCAGGCGTACGGGCGTCTGCCGTGGCGCGACCTGGTGCAGCCGACCGCCGAGCTCTGCCGCCGTGGGCATCGCGTCAGCGAATACATGGGCCGCGTGCTGCAGTCATACAGCGACAGGATACTCGCAGAACCCTCTATGAG GGAAGTATACATGAACGAGGCGACTGGCAAGGTGTGGAACGAGGGCGACTTGATCGTACGGTCAACTCTCGCGCAGACGTTGGATATAATAGCCGACGAGGGCCCAGAGGCGATTCACAACGGCTCCCTTACGGCGCGGCTCGCACAAGACATACAGAGCTTCGGCGGCATCGTGACAGAAGACGACCTCAGGAACTACAG GGTAGAATGGCAACAGCCAATAACCGCGCGTTTGTCAGAGGAGCACACGCTGTACTCAGTGCCGCTGCCGGGCTCGGGTTCGGTGCTGGCCTTCATCCTGAACATGCTGCGCGACTGGGCGGGAGGCGACGCGCCCACCGGCTCCGCTCTGTACTGGCACCGCGTCGTCGAAACGTTTAAGTACGCGTATGCCAAACGCACTGGCCTCGGCGATCCTACACGTGAAAGTCTCTCTGCTGTCATTCGGGAA CTGGAGCGGAACCTGTCAAATGTGGATTGGGCGGTCTCATTCCGCTCGCTCGTGAACGACTCGCAGACATCCAACGACTGGCGACACTACGGGGCGCTGTTCCAGGGAGCCGACGACCACGGCACCGCGCACGTGGTCGTGGTTGCGCCCGACGGCAGCGTCGTCTCCGCCACCAGCACCATCAACTACAT CTGGGGTGCGCAAAGAAGGTCTCGGTCTCTCGGCATAATACTGAACAATGAAATGGATGACTTCGCCATTCCTGGTCGCGAATCGTCGTATGGCTTGCCACCGTCACCCGCGAACATGCTAGCTCCTGGACTGCAACCACTGAGCTCCATGGTGCCGAGTATCGTCCTGTCCAACAGTGGGTCCGCGGACTTAGTGCTGGGAGCGGCTGGAGGCACCAGGATAACCACACAAGTCGCCTTG ATTGCAAGATACATTCTATTAGAGGGCATCGGTCTACCAGAAGCAATAAGAAGGGCGCGCCTTCATCACCAACTATTGCCGATGGAAATTCAGCATGAAGCCAACATTGATTCG GCCGTCATCGAAGGTCTTCAAAGCAGAGGTCATGTGACGAGACAGTTGGGTCCCACTGCTGGTTTCGCCGCGATGGTGGCGGCGGCCCGCGACACCTCCGGCTACCTGGTGCCCCAAACAGACCCCAGACGAGTCGGCAGCATTGACGgattttaa
- the LOC115447889 gene encoding glutathione hydrolase 1 proenzyme isoform X2, protein MGLGGGFLATVYDAATGRVRVLNARERAPAATRQDMYENASSTVGGLAVAVPGELRGYGALYQAYGRLPWRDLVQPTAELCRRGHRVSEYMGRVLQSYSDRILAEPSMREVYMNEATGKVWNEGDLIVRSTLAQTLDIIADEGPEAIHNGSLTARLAQDIQSFGGIVTEDDLRNYRVEWQQPITARLSEEHTLYSVPLPGSGSVLAFILNMLRDWAGGDAPTGSALYWHRVVETFKYAYAKRTGLGDPTRESLSAVIRELERNLSNVDWAVSFRSLVNDSQTSNDWRHYGALFQGADDHGTAHVVVVAPDGSVVSATSTINYIWGAQRRSRSLGIILNNEMDDFAIPGRESSYGLPPSPANMLAPGLQPLSSMVPSIVLSNSGSADLVLGAAGGTRITTQVALIARYILLEGIGLPEAIRRARLHHQLLPMEIQHEANIDSAVIEGLQSRGHVTRQLGPTAGFAAMVAAARDTSGYLVPQTDPRRVGSIDGF, encoded by the exons ATGGGGCTCGGCGGCGGGTTCCTGGCGACGGTGTACGACGCAGCCACGGGCCGCGTGCGCGTGCTGAACGCTCGCgagcgcgcgcccgccgcgacGCGACAAGACATGTACGAGAACGCCTCGTCGACGGTGGGCGGGCTCGCCGTGGCAGTGCCGGGGGAACTGCGCGGCTACGGCGCTCTGTATCAGGCGTACGGGCGTCTGCCGTGGCGCGACCTGGTGCAGCCGACCGCCGAGCTCTGCCGCCGTGGGCATCGCGTCAGCGAATACATGGGCCGCGTGCTGCAGTCATACAGCGACAGGATACTCGCAGAACCCTCTATGAG GGAAGTATACATGAACGAGGCGACTGGCAAGGTGTGGAACGAGGGCGACTTGATCGTACGGTCAACTCTCGCGCAGACGTTGGATATAATAGCCGACGAGGGCCCAGAGGCGATTCACAACGGCTCCCTTACGGCGCGGCTCGCACAAGACATACAGAGCTTCGGCGGCATCGTGACAGAAGACGACCTCAGGAACTACAG GGTAGAATGGCAACAGCCAATAACCGCGCGTTTGTCAGAGGAGCACACGCTGTACTCAGTGCCGCTGCCGGGCTCGGGTTCGGTGCTGGCCTTCATCCTGAACATGCTGCGCGACTGGGCGGGAGGCGACGCGCCCACCGGCTCCGCTCTGTACTGGCACCGCGTCGTCGAAACGTTTAAGTACGCGTATGCCAAACGCACTGGCCTCGGCGATCCTACACGTGAAAGTCTCTCTGCTGTCATTCGGGAA CTGGAGCGGAACCTGTCAAATGTGGATTGGGCGGTCTCATTCCGCTCGCTCGTGAACGACTCGCAGACATCCAACGACTGGCGACACTACGGGGCGCTGTTCCAGGGAGCCGACGACCACGGCACCGCGCACGTGGTCGTGGTTGCGCCCGACGGCAGCGTCGTCTCCGCCACCAGCACCATCAACTACAT CTGGGGTGCGCAAAGAAGGTCTCGGTCTCTCGGCATAATACTGAACAATGAAATGGATGACTTCGCCATTCCTGGTCGCGAATCGTCGTATGGCTTGCCACCGTCACCCGCGAACATGCTAGCTCCTGGACTGCAACCACTGAGCTCCATGGTGCCGAGTATCGTCCTGTCCAACAGTGGGTCCGCGGACTTAGTGCTGGGAGCGGCTGGAGGCACCAGGATAACCACACAAGTCGCCTTG ATTGCAAGATACATTCTATTAGAGGGCATCGGTCTACCAGAAGCAATAAGAAGGGCGCGCCTTCATCACCAACTATTGCCGATGGAAATTCAGCATGAAGCCAACATTGATTCG GCCGTCATCGAAGGTCTTCAAAGCAGAGGTCATGTGACGAGACAGTTGGGTCCCACTGCTGGTTTCGCCGCGATGGTGGCGGCGGCCCGCGACACCTCCGGCTACCTGGTGCCCCAAACAGACCCCAGACGAGTCGGCAGCATTGACGgattttaa